GACCACggcaagaaaagaaaacagtGAAGCAAACTTTGAAACTAAGTTCCAGCTGCCTTACCCGTAGAAATACACCCATTTGTCGTATCACCATACTCATGCTGCAAGTAAAATTGATAACAGATTTAAAAATAGAACATTTTGGAGGAAAGGACATGAAGTAAGAAGGGAAAGCATGACACTCACTAGGTGAAAACCATGAAGCCCCGGAGTAAGGCCAGTGATGCGAACAGAAACTGTCGTCGGGCCTACTCATAACACACAGAAACAGCTAGTTGGTCAATAGTCAGCGCACGAAAGCACCAATCAGACACTCAAACATGACGAAAGGCTAACTATAAACATACACTCACTCACTTTCTCTTCCATCCTATTTTTCTTCATATCTTTCTTTTCCTAACTTATCACATCTTTactttttctctcttccctacACCTATCCCCTCCAAAATTGGGACGAATTTTAACATTTTCCATAATGAAAAGAGTTACACTATCCATACTTCAATTTTCTACAACACTAGCACTACTTTTTCTTCCTAACTCTTTCCATCATCATCTCAACTATGAACTATCTTATCATAcactttctctcttctctttattGTACAAAGAAAgtataaattttcaatttctcaaACGAAAAAGCAGCAGTTCTCTTTTATCTTGTATAGTTGTATTACTAGCAAAGAACTAACCGAATTAGAACTATATAACTAATAAGTCCATTTGAAGATGCATTAGTTAGTTCCATTATTGTGCATTTGGCACCATTTCGATTTTAAtcgaattaaaataattatttgctaAGGAGAGGAGAAGGGGCGAACCATCGTCTTCTTGGATGAGATTGGCGACGCCTTCGACGGCGGAGGTCCCCTTGAGGACGGCGACGGCCTTCTTGGTGGCGGCGAAGACGGTGAGGGGCTTGGAGCGTGAAAGCGTTATGGATTGGGGAGTGAGCTTGACGGAGACGCCGGAGAAGGATGACCGGAGAAAGGGCTGAGGTCGGAACGGCGACGGTGAAACGACAGCGTTGGCCGCCATTGCTAGCTGCATTGTGAGGGACGAGGTGTTTGTGATAATGCAACAAAAAATGTGTGAATTTGTGGTTGGTTTGGTggtgaaaacaaattatataatccTCACTCAAAGCGCCACTGCTTTTACTCACACTCTAGAACCTTtcgctttttattttttttttcactttttggcTGCTtcctaaatttagttttttttctatcGACCGACATGGCAATGGGACGGGACGAATACGGGTATTGTCTTCCCATATCCGATATTCGACGGGTTTAAATATATTGTCTCATTTTCGTACCCGTCGGGTATTGGGCATCCCCGACTCCGTCCCATacacaattcaaatttaaaaaaatattttttttgtaaaaagtatattaaaaatttgattttagaaaaaataaattaatggttaaacatttatttttaactacttatatatcaataaatttattatagtgcGTGTgt
The nucleotide sequence above comes from Glycine soja cultivar W05 chromosome 11, ASM419377v2, whole genome shotgun sequence. Encoded proteins:
- the LOC114376848 gene encoding superoxide dismutase [Cu-Zn], chloroplastic; this translates as MQLAMAANAVVSPSPFRPQPFLRSSFSGVSVKLTPQSITLSRSKPLTVFAATKKAVAVLKGTSAVEGVANLIQEDDGPTTVSVRITGLTPGLHGFHLHEYGDTTNGCISTGAHFNPNKLTHGAPEDEVRHAGDLGNIVANAEGVAEATIVDNQIPLSGPNSVVGRALVVHELEDDLGKGGHELSLTTGNAGGRLACGVVGLTPA